A single genomic interval of Macadamia integrifolia cultivar HAES 741 chromosome 6, SCU_Mint_v3, whole genome shotgun sequence harbors:
- the LOC122082659 gene encoding BTB/POZ domain-containing protein At3g56230, with protein sequence MDCSICSPVSHILRPPRNSICQACYDGAKSMIAFLNKQEPNGDVDNKCNISDPPQSNSSKGIGNALKWVKEMKEREEGLNEKLSFLSGLVAVFKYGTHADIQVKAGNGSSILAHRALLAARSDILKNMLETDGCKAPPANETISLPELNHEELESLLEFLYSGSLPKEKLDKHVYSLSVAADKYEIHFLQKFCENRMLDSFDSSNALNVLEISDVCSNTKLKEASMDFIIKHTEEIVFSTSFDTFSHKNPHLSVQITRALLMDMKNKCHIN encoded by the exons atggattGTTCAATTTGCAGTCCTGTCTCCCATATACTGAGGCCTCCAAGGAATTCTATATGTCAAGCATGTTATGATGGAGCCAAAAGCATGATTGCTTTCTTAAACAAACAGGAACCCAATGGAGATGTTGATAATAAGTGTAATATTTCTGATCCTCCTCAATCCAATTCTTCTAAG GGGATTGGTAATGCCTTGAAGTGGGTGAAggaaatgaaagagagagaagaagggttGAACGAAAAGTTGAGCTTTCTTAGTGGATTAGTGGCTGTGTTTAAATATGGAACTCACGCTGACATTCAGGTCAAGGCAGGCAATGGATCCTCCATCCTTGCACATAGAGCTCTTCTG gcagCAAGGTCAGACATATTGAAGAACATGTTAGAAACAGATGGATGCAAAGCTCCACCAGCAAATGAAACAATCTCTCTACCAGAGTTGAACCATGAAGAGCTTGAATCACTCCTGGAGTTCCTCTACAGTGGAAGTTTACCCAAAGAGAAATTAGACAAACATGTCTATTCCTTATCAGTTGCAGCTGACAAATACGAAATTCATTTCCTCCAAAAATTTTGTGAGAATCGGATGCTCGACTCCTTTGATTCATCAAATGCTCTTAATGTTCTTGAAATCTCAGATGTTTGTTCTAACACAAAATTAAAGGAGGCCTCCATGGATTTTATAATTAAACACACGGAGGAGATAGTCTTCTCAACTAGCTTTGATACATTTTCCCACAAGAACCCTCATTTAAGTGTACAAATCACAAGAGCATTATTGATGGACATGAAGAATAAATGCCACATTAATTAA
- the LOC122081216 gene encoding transcription factor bHLH61-like isoform X2 codes for MVSREQKRAALYEKLQLLRSVTNSHALNKTSIIVDASKYIEELKQKVESLNQDIATAQNSSDPNPLPVVTVQTVEKGFLINVFSEKSCPGLLVSILEAFEELGLNVLDARVSCSDNFSLEAIGENEGQGSIDAQVVKQSVLQAIKNWSEDNEQVQ; via the exons aTGGTTTCTAGGGAGCAAAAGAGAGCAGCTCTGTATGAGAAGCTTCAACTTCTTCGTTCTGTTACAAATTCTCATGCA CTAAACAAAACCTCAATTATAGTTGATGCATCCAAATATATAGAAGAGTTGAAGCAAAAGGTAGAGAGTCTGAATCAAGACATTGCAACTGCACAAAACTCAAGCGACCCAAATCCATTGCCAGTG GTTACAGTACAAACTGTGGAAAAAGGATTTCTAATCAATGTGTTCTCAGAAAAGAGTTGCCCTGGTTTGCTTGTCTCCATATTGGAAGCCTTTGAGGAATTGGGTCTGAATGTGCTTGATGCTAGAGTTTCTTGTTCAGACAATTTTTCCTTAGAAGCAATTGGTGAA AATGAGGGACAAGGGAGCATAGATGCTCAAGTGGTGAAACAATCAGTGTTGCAGGCTATCAAGAACTGGAGTGAAGACAATGAACAAGTACAATAG
- the LOC122081216 gene encoding transcription factor bHLH61-like isoform X1 → MVSREQKRAALYEKLQLLRSVTNSHALNKTSIIVDASKYIEELKQKVESLNQDIATAQNSSDPNPLPVQVTVQTVEKGFLINVFSEKSCPGLLVSILEAFEELGLNVLDARVSCSDNFSLEAIGENEGQGSIDAQVVKQSVLQAIKNWSEDNEQVQ, encoded by the exons aTGGTTTCTAGGGAGCAAAAGAGAGCAGCTCTGTATGAGAAGCTTCAACTTCTTCGTTCTGTTACAAATTCTCATGCA CTAAACAAAACCTCAATTATAGTTGATGCATCCAAATATATAGAAGAGTTGAAGCAAAAGGTAGAGAGTCTGAATCAAGACATTGCAACTGCACAAAACTCAAGCGACCCAAATCCATTGCCAGTG CAGGTTACAGTACAAACTGTGGAAAAAGGATTTCTAATCAATGTGTTCTCAGAAAAGAGTTGCCCTGGTTTGCTTGTCTCCATATTGGAAGCCTTTGAGGAATTGGGTCTGAATGTGCTTGATGCTAGAGTTTCTTGTTCAGACAATTTTTCCTTAGAAGCAATTGGTGAA AATGAGGGACAAGGGAGCATAGATGCTCAAGTGGTGAAACAATCAGTGTTGCAGGCTATCAAGAACTGGAGTGAAGACAATGAACAAGTACAATAG
- the LOC122081216 gene encoding transcription factor bHLH61-like isoform X3: MVSREQKRAALYEKLQLLRSVTNSHALNKTSIIVDASKYIEELKQKVESLNQDIATAQNSSDPNPLPVQVTVQTVEKGFLINVFSEKSCPGLLVSILEAFEELGLNVLDARVSCSDNFSLEAIE; the protein is encoded by the exons aTGGTTTCTAGGGAGCAAAAGAGAGCAGCTCTGTATGAGAAGCTTCAACTTCTTCGTTCTGTTACAAATTCTCATGCA CTAAACAAAACCTCAATTATAGTTGATGCATCCAAATATATAGAAGAGTTGAAGCAAAAGGTAGAGAGTCTGAATCAAGACATTGCAACTGCACAAAACTCAAGCGACCCAAATCCATTGCCAGTG CAGGTTACAGTACAAACTGTGGAAAAAGGATTTCTAATCAATGTGTTCTCAGAAAAGAGTTGCCCTGGTTTGCTTGTCTCCATATTGGAAGCCTTTGAGGAATTGGGTCTGAATGTGCTTGATGCTAGAGTTTCTTGTTCAGACAATTTTTCCTTAGAAGCAATTG AATGA